AGGAGTCCGACCCGGACTCGGTGCTCAACCTCTACCGCGCGGCGCTCCGGCTCCGCCGGGACCAGTTCGCCGACGTGACCGGCTTCGAGTGGGTCCACACGTCCGACGATGTCGCCGCGTTCCGCCACGGCGATGTCGAGGTCTGGCTCAACACCGGCTCGACGCCGGTCGCACTCCCCGGCGGTGAGGTTCTCCTCGCCTCCGCCCACGACGCGCAGCCGGGGTTCCTCGCCCCGGCCAGCGCTGCCTGGCTCCGTCGTTCCTGATCGTCCCCCGCACAGAAGGAAGTAATCATGCGTCATCTCCGCACTGCCTCATCCCTGACCGCGCTCGCCCTCGTCGCCCTTCCACTCGCCGCCTGCGGTGGCGGAGACGGCGGCACGGCCGACGACGCGTTCAAGGCGCACCTCAAGGACCGGGGGCCGATCACCTACGTGCAGGGCAAGGTCAACGACAATGCCACGCACGGGATCATCGACAAGTGGAACAAGCTGCACCCTGAGGAGAAGGTCACCCTCAAGGAGCAGACCGACGAGGCCGACCAGCAGCACGACGACCTGGTCCGCAACTTCGACGCGAAGAACGCCGACTACGACGTCGTTTCCGTCGACCTCGTCTGGACGGCCGAGTTCGCCGCCAAGGGCTACCTGCAGCCGCTGAAGGGCGATCTCGCGGTCGACACCGACGGCCTGCTCGACTCGGCCGTGAAGGGCGCGCAGTACAACGGCGTCCAGTACGCCTCGCCGACCACCAGCGACGGCGGCATGCTCTACTACCGCACCGACCTGGTGAAGACGCCGCCGACGACCTGGGCCGAGCTCTTCGCCGCCTGCGACATCGCCCGCCAGGCCAAGATCGACTGCTACGCGGGCCAGTTCAACAAGTACGAGGGCCTCACCGTCAACGCCTCCGAGGCGATCAACGGAGCCGGCGGCTCGATCGTCGCTGAGGACGGCAAGACGCCGACCGTCGACAGCCCGGAGGCGGCCGAGGGCCTGCAGGTCCTCGTCGACGGCTTCAAGAACGGTGACATCCCCAAGTCGGCCATCACCTACACCGAGGAAGAGGGCCGCGCGGCCTTCCAGGCGGGCAAGCTGCTCTTCCTGCGCAACTGGCCCTACGTCTACGGCCTGGCGTCCGGTGAGGCCAGCTCCAAGGTGAAGGGCAAGTTCAGCGTGGCGCCGCTGCCTGGTCTCGACGGCGTTGGTGCGTCCACCCTTGGTGGCCACAACACCGCGATCAGTGCGTTCTCCGACAACAAGGCGACCGCGATCGACTTCGTGAACTTCCTGGCCTCCGAGGAGATCCAGAAGGACTACATGGAGAAGGGTTCCCTCGCGCCGATCCGCGCGGATGTCTACCAGGACCCGGCACTGGTCAAGAAGTACCCCTACCTCCCGACCCTTCTCACCTCCATCGAGAACGCCGTCGCGCGGCCGATCACGCCGTTCTACCAGGCCGTGACCAAGGCGATCCAGGACAACTCGTACGCCGCGCTCAAGGGCGACAAGACGTCTGAGGAGGCGGTCAAGGACATGGCCGCTGCGATCAAGGCAGCTTCGGGTCAGTGACCCGGGTCCGGTCCGGAGTTCGCTGATGAACAACAACGCATCCGGGTCAACGGCCCCGGCCCCGGCCCGGCGGCGCCTCGCGCGTCGCCGGGCCCGGGGCTCGTCCCTGGACCCGCACGAGACCAGGCGCGCGCTGCTCCTGGTCGCTCCCGCGGTCGCGGTGCTCGCCCTGGTGATCGGGTACCCGGTTGCCCGCGCCGTCTACATGTCCTTCCAGGCCGACCAGCACCTCGATGAGAACGGAGTCTTCGTTGAGGGCGGCTTTGCTGGCCTCGACAACTACAAGCACTGGCTGTTGCAGCGCTGCGGTGACGTGGCCTGCCCGCCGGGCTCGACGGGCTCATCGTTCTGGGAGGTCGTCTGGATCACGCTCTTCTTCACCGTCGTCACGGTGACGATCGAGCTGGTCCTCGGCTTCTGGTTCGCGATGATCATGAACGGCAAGTTCCGCGGGCGCGGACTCGTCCGCGCGGCGGTGCTGATCCCGTGGGCGATTCCGACAGCGGTCACGGCCAAGCTCTGGTACTTCATCTTCAGCTACGACGGAATCATCAACAACCTCTTCAACTCCCAGGTGCTCTGGTTCGGTGACAAGTGGGCGGCGCGGAGCGCGATCATCGTCTCCGATGTCTGGAAGACGACGCCGTTCATGGCGCTGCTGATCCTGGCCGGCCTG
This genomic interval from Nocardioides cavernaquae contains the following:
- a CDS encoding carbohydrate ABC transporter permease; the protein is MNNNASGSTAPAPARRRLARRRARGSSLDPHETRRALLLVAPAVAVLALVIGYPVARAVYMSFQADQHLDENGVFVEGGFAGLDNYKHWLLQRCGDVACPPGSTGSSFWEVVWITLFFTVVTVTIELVLGFWFAMIMNGKFRGRGLVRAAVLIPWAIPTAVTAKLWYFIFSYDGIINNLFNSQVLWFGDKWAARSAIIVSDVWKTTPFMALLILAGLQLIADDVYEAAKVDGASPWQRFWSITVPLVKPAVVVALLFRTLDVLRMYDLPQIMTGGGAGDGNDTTTLSILVINEIRNGFNSAAALSTLTFLLVFGVAFLFIKFLGASATGAEGKAKR
- a CDS encoding ABC transporter substrate-binding protein yields the protein MRHLRTASSLTALALVALPLAACGGGDGGTADDAFKAHLKDRGPITYVQGKVNDNATHGIIDKWNKLHPEEKVTLKEQTDEADQQHDDLVRNFDAKNADYDVVSVDLVWTAEFAAKGYLQPLKGDLAVDTDGLLDSAVKGAQYNGVQYASPTTSDGGMLYYRTDLVKTPPTTWAELFAACDIARQAKIDCYAGQFNKYEGLTVNASEAINGAGGSIVAEDGKTPTVDSPEAAEGLQVLVDGFKNGDIPKSAITYTEEEGRAAFQAGKLLFLRNWPYVYGLASGEASSKVKGKFSVAPLPGLDGVGASTLGGHNTAISAFSDNKATAIDFVNFLASEEIQKDYMEKGSLAPIRADVYQDPALVKKYPYLPTLLTSIENAVARPITPFYQAVTKAIQDNSYAALKGDKTSEEAVKDMAAAIKAASGQ